From Mesorhizobium australicum, a single genomic window includes:
- the tnpA gene encoding IS66-like element accessory protein TnpA codes for MARMEIISGVERRRRWSKEAKLAILAEADQPGVRIGDVARRHDIYPAQIRLWRKTLSHLDVSASFLPVHLVNEISLGQMPAAGGGPVLIKIQLRNGRSLKVPADIERKTLSSLIACVEAA; via the coding sequence ATGGCTCGCATGGAGATCATTTCCGGCGTTGAGCGTAGGCGGCGGTGGTCGAAGGAAGCGAAGCTGGCGATATTGGCTGAAGCCGATCAACCGGGCGTTCGCATTGGTGATGTCGCTCGTCGCCATGACATTTATCCTGCGCAGATCCGTTTATGGCGGAAAACGCTTAGCCACTTGGATGTGTCAGCCTCGTTCCTGCCGGTCCACCTGGTCAACGAAATAAGCCTCGGGCAGATGCCGGCGGCCGGCGGGGGGCCAGTGCTTATCAAGATCCAGCTACGAAATGGTCGCAGTTTGAAAGTTCCGGCGGACATTGAACGCAAGACGCTGTCATCGTTGATCGCGTGTGTTGAGGCTGCATGA
- the tnpB gene encoding IS66 family insertion sequence element accessory protein TnpB (TnpB, as the term is used for proteins encoded by IS66 family insertion elements, is considered an accessory protein, since TnpC, encoded by a neighboring gene, is a DDE family transposase.) has protein sequence MIGPTGNVRVYLACGVTDMRRGIDGLSAMVEAVIKEAPGSGAIFGFRGKRADRIKLLWWDGQGFCLFYKILERGYFPWPTAKDGVAHLTQAQLSMLVEGIDWRRPAWTSAPGRTG, from the coding sequence ATGATCGGGCCGACAGGAAATGTGCGGGTCTACTTGGCTTGCGGGGTGACCGATATGCGGCGCGGTATCGATGGTCTGTCTGCTATGGTCGAGGCGGTGATCAAGGAAGCGCCGGGTTCCGGAGCGATCTTCGGGTTCCGTGGAAAGCGCGCCGACCGGATCAAGCTTCTATGGTGGGATGGCCAAGGGTTCTGCCTATTCTACAAGATTCTCGAGCGCGGATACTTTCCTTGGCCGACGGCGAAAGATGGTGTTGCGCATCTGACGCAGGCTCAGTTGTCGATGCTTGTTGAAGGGATTGACTGGCGCCGACCAGCGTGGACTTCCGCCCCTGGCCGAACGGGTTAA
- a CDS encoding IS5 family transposase, giving the protein MRGQAGFWDIDERYARLSEAGDPLEKLNAVVPWEVFRKPLAKALKRSDGAKGGRPPYDAVLMFKIMVLQALYSLSDDQAEFQIQDRLSFMRFLGLGLGDRVPDAKTIWLFREHLTQARAVENLFARFDKHLTRAGYLAMGGQIVDATIVAAPKQRNTDAEKADIKAGKIPDEWKDKPAKLRQKDRDARWTVKFSKAKAAEDGKPQPRDIAIPAFGYKNHASIDRRHGLIRGWNVTSAAAYDGAQLRNVLDKNNTSSTVWADTAYRSKKNEEWLEKNGYVSDIHQKKPKGRPMSEATSRANGRRSKTRAFVEHVFAQQKSRMGLFVRTIGIARARTKIGMANLAYNLTRFVWHEGRTASA; this is encoded by the coding sequence ATGCGGGGACAGGCCGGGTTTTGGGACATTGACGAGCGGTATGCTCGACTGAGCGAGGCGGGCGATCCTCTGGAAAAGCTGAACGCGGTGGTGCCATGGGAGGTTTTCCGAAAGCCGTTGGCCAAGGCGCTGAAACGCTCCGACGGCGCCAAGGGCGGCAGGCCGCCCTACGATGCGGTGCTGATGTTCAAGATCATGGTGTTGCAGGCGCTTTACAGTCTGTCGGATGATCAGGCCGAATTCCAGATCCAGGATCGGCTCTCGTTCATGCGTTTTCTCGGGTTGGGGCTGGGCGATCGCGTGCCTGATGCCAAGACGATCTGGCTGTTCCGCGAGCATCTCACACAAGCCCGCGCGGTGGAGAACCTGTTCGCCCGTTTCGACAAGCACCTCACCAGGGCCGGCTATCTTGCCATGGGCGGTCAGATTGTCGACGCCACCATCGTGGCGGCGCCGAAGCAGCGAAACACCGATGCCGAGAAGGCCGACATCAAAGCGGGCAAGATACCGGACGAGTGGAAAGACAAGCCCGCGAAGCTGCGCCAGAAGGATCGCGATGCGCGTTGGACGGTGAAGTTCTCGAAGGCCAAGGCGGCCGAGGATGGAAAGCCGCAACCGCGCGACATCGCCATTCCCGCCTTCGGTTACAAGAACCATGCCTCGATCGATCGCCGGCACGGCCTCATCCGTGGCTGGAATGTCACCAGCGCGGCGGCCTATGACGGCGCCCAGCTCCGCAATGTGCTCGACAAGAACAACACCAGTTCGACGGTCTGGGCCGACACGGCTTATCGCTCGAAGAAGAACGAGGAGTGGCTGGAGAAGAACGGCTACGTTTCCGACATTCATCAGAAGAAGCCGAAAGGTCGGCCGATGAGCGAGGCGACGTCGCGGGCCAATGGTCGGAGATCGAAAACCCGCGCATTCGTCGAGCACGTCTTCGCCCAGCAGAAGTCCAGGATGGGCCTGTTCGTCCGCACCATCGGTATCGCCCGCGCCAGAACCAAGATCGGCATGGCCAATCTCGCCTACAATCTCACCCGCTTCGTCTGGCACGAGGGGCGAACTGCGTCCGCATGA